Proteins co-encoded in one Candidatus Cloacimonadota bacterium genomic window:
- a CDS encoding type I restriction endonuclease subunit R codes for MSKHNEQAFEAYIESVMQAGWTSVANEDFDAVNAIFAQHVIAFLRHSQAALWAELSKLNGELLPAEIIKAVVKERKSKGTLHILRHGFKFQGKTLRLAYFKPAHSMSSEAEALYQSNSFQLCRQVFFNPDKQQSLDMVLAINGIPVASIELKNPGTGQNVRDAVRQYREDRDPAAPLLSFKTGALVHFAVDTDEVYMSTRLQKSKTFFLPFNRGSNPQEIDCGKGNPPHPSGHRTAYLWEEILQPDSLLEIVGSFIFIENERQKNETLIFPRYHQLDCVRRLLGQVKPDLAGNNYLIQHSAGSGKTNSIAWLAHRLANLHTSTDKLIFDCVIVITDRVVLDRQLQDAVYQIEHASGVVLPITQGSKQLANALVDGTKIVITTLQKFPFILKGLLRIAGARDTDEPDEAALLKSKAWQKKIADRRYAIIVDEAHSSQTGEAARGMKEILGDKSIHAEDIEDWQDELNLVMESRGKQPNLSFFAFTATPKGKTIELFGTQGRAFHNYSMRQAIEEGFILDVLQRYTTYSSYFKIIKKTENDPSMPAKKAAKKLCKFMRLHPRNVSQKTEIIVEHFRSCIMPLIEGRAKAMVVTDSRLQAVRYMLAFQRYISEHHYTDVHPLVAFSGTVIDPETELEYTEPGMNIDYKSGKHISETQLKDRFGSDDYQILLVANKYQTGYDQPLLCAMYVDKRLDGVQAVQTLSRLNRIFPGKEPPFVLDFVNKAEDILAAFKPYYTVTELESESDPAHLEELKHELNQMRIYDWTEVEGFAKIFYKPKDQQRKSDHAAMQKALQNAVERYRQLANDEDRDKFRDKLKAYVRLYAFVTQIIRYTDREQEMLYSFGRFLLPHIHPSDSRDAYPEKEVELQYYRLQKVMEGSIDLSEGEDVKVKSPTQTGTGKSKEEDKPLSEIIETLNERFGTDFSEADRLFFEQIKETAMRDEGVLKTAAANPLDKFELGIQQTIKDLMMKRLQENDKIVSRYMDDEKFQKVIFKLLSKELYQSLKADSLDSSLRSE; via the coding sequence TCCGTTATGCAGGCTGGCTGGACCAGCGTTGCCAATGAGGATTTTGACGCCGTCAACGCCATTTTTGCCCAACACGTCATAGCTTTTTTGAGGCACAGCCAAGCCGCTCTCTGGGCGGAACTCAGCAAGCTTAACGGTGAGCTTTTGCCCGCTGAAATAATCAAGGCTGTGGTGAAGGAACGCAAAAGCAAGGGCACGCTCCACATTCTGCGGCACGGCTTCAAGTTTCAGGGCAAAACCCTCAGGCTGGCATATTTCAAGCCTGCCCACAGCATGAGCTCTGAGGCGGAGGCTCTTTACCAGAGCAACAGCTTTCAGCTCTGCCGGCAAGTGTTTTTTAATCCGGATAAACAGCAGTCTCTGGATATGGTTCTGGCAATCAATGGCATTCCGGTGGCAAGCATCGAGCTCAAAAACCCCGGCACCGGCCAGAATGTGCGTGATGCCGTCAGGCAATACCGGGAAGACAGAGACCCCGCCGCGCCGCTGCTGAGCTTCAAAACAGGCGCCCTGGTGCATTTTGCCGTGGATACCGATGAAGTGTATATGAGCACGCGCCTTCAAAAGAGCAAAACCTTCTTTTTGCCCTTCAATCGGGGCTCCAATCCGCAGGAGATTGATTGCGGCAAAGGCAACCCACCCCACCCTTCGGGACATAGAACCGCCTACCTGTGGGAAGAGATTTTACAGCCGGACAGCCTGCTGGAGATTGTGGGCAGCTTCATCTTTATCGAAAATGAGCGCCAGAAAAATGAAACCCTCATCTTTCCCCGCTATCACCAGTTGGATTGTGTGCGCAGGCTGCTTGGCCAGGTGAAGCCGGATTTGGCTGGGAATAACTATCTGATTCAACACAGCGCGGGCAGCGGCAAAACCAACAGCATCGCCTGGCTGGCGCATCGTTTGGCAAATCTGCACACCTCCACAGATAAATTGATTTTCGATTGCGTGATTGTGATTACGGATAGAGTCGTTTTGGATAGGCAGCTTCAGGACGCGGTTTATCAGATTGAGCATGCTTCGGGAGTGGTTCTCCCCATCACCCAAGGCAGCAAACAGCTCGCCAATGCTTTGGTGGATGGCACCAAGATTGTCATCACCACCCTGCAAAAATTTCCCTTCATCCTCAAAGGGCTTTTGCGCATTGCCGGAGCCAGGGACACCGACGAGCCGGATGAAGCGGCGCTGCTGAAATCCAAAGCCTGGCAAAAAAAGATTGCGGACCGGCGCTATGCCATCATCGTGGATGAAGCCCACAGCAGCCAAACCGGCGAAGCGGCACGGGGCATGAAAGAGATTTTGGGCGATAAATCCATCCACGCCGAAGATATTGAGGATTGGCAGGATGAACTGAATCTGGTGATGGAATCCCGCGGAAAGCAGCCCAATCTCAGCTTCTTTGCCTTCACTGCCACTCCCAAGGGCAAAACCATCGAACTTTTTGGCACTCAGGGCAGGGCTTTTCACAATTACAGCATGCGCCAGGCCATTGAAGAGGGTTTTATCCTGGATGTTTTGCAGCGCTACACCACCTACAGCAGCTATTTCAAGATTATCAAAAAAACCGAAAATGACCCCAGTATGCCTGCCAAAAAAGCCGCCAAAAAGCTCTGCAAATTCATGCGCCTGCATCCCCGCAATGTGAGCCAGAAAACCGAGATAATCGTTGAACATTTCAGAAGCTGCATCATGCCTCTCATTGAGGGCAGAGCCAAGGCGATGGTGGTCACAGACAGCCGCCTCCAGGCTGTGCGTTATATGCTGGCATTCCAGCGCTATATCAGCGAACATCACTACACCGATGTGCATCCCCTGGTTGCGTTCAGCGGCACCGTGATTGACCCCGAAACCGAGCTTGAATACACCGAGCCGGGCATGAATATCGACTATAAAAGCGGTAAACACATCTCCGAAACCCAGCTTAAAGACCGCTTTGGCAGCGATGATTACCAGATTCTGCTGGTGGCAAACAAATATCAGACCGGCTATGACCAGCCTCTGCTCTGCGCGATGTATGTGGATAAACGCTTGGATGGAGTGCAGGCGGTGCAGACCCTTTCCCGCCTGAACAGAATCTTTCCCGGCAAGGAACCGCCCTTCGTGCTGGATTTTGTGAACAAGGCGGAGGATATCCTGGCAGCCTTCAAACCCTATTACACCGTAACGGAACTGGAATCCGAATCCGACCCCGCGCACCTGGAAGAGCTGAAACACGAGCTGAACCAAATGCGGATTTACGATTGGACGGAAGTGGAGGGCTTTGCCAAAATCTTTTACAAACCCAAGGACCAGCAGAGAAAAAGCGACCATGCCGCCATGCAGAAAGCCCTGCAAAACGCTGTGGAAAGATACAGGCAGCTTGCCAACGACGAGGACAGGGATAAATTCCGGGATAAGCTCAAGGCCTATGTGCGCCTCTATGCCTTTGTGACCCAGATTATCAGATACACCGATAGAGAGCAGGAAATGCTCTACAGTTTTGGCAGATTTCTGCTGCCGCACATCCATCCCAGCGACAGCCGCGATGCCTACCCGGAAAAAGAAGTGGAATTGCAATACTACCGCCTGCAAAAAGTGATGGAAGGCTCCATCGATTTATCTGAGGGCGAGGATGTTAAGGTGAAATCTCCCACCCAAACGGGCACGGGCAAAAGCAAGGAAGAAGACAAACCCCTCTCCGAAATCATCGAAACCCTCAACGAACGCTTTGGCACGGATTTCAGCGAAGCGGACCGCCTCTTTTTCGAGCAAATCAAAGAAACGGCGATGCGGGATGAGGGAGTCCTCAAAACAGCCGCAGCCAATCCCCTGGATAAATTTGAACTGGGCATCCAGCAAACCATAAAAGACCTGATGATGAAACGCCTGCAGGAAAATGATAAGATTGTCAGCCGCTATATGGATGATGAGAAGTTTCAGAAGGTGATTTTTAAGCTGCTTTCCAA